In Polynucleobacter sp. MWH-S4W17, a genomic segment contains:
- a CDS encoding polyprenyl synthetase family protein, which produces MGTAFQFQEWITSHSERAELALDRLLDSAQTTPHRLHEAMRYAAQGGGKRIRPLLVYAAGQLGNNAESTESLDAAAVAIECIHAYSLVHDDLPCMDDDELRRGRPTVHKAFDEATALLVGDALQTRAFEILANANYDAQVRLNMISALAAASGSRGMAGGQAIDLESVGKKLDLNGLNQMHAMKTGALLSCAVELGGIAARLKPTQMAHLGNYSKSLGLAFQIVDDVLDATADSHTLGKTAGKDAAANKPTYVTLMGLDYAQKQAKELQETAIASLDSFGASAQALKDLALLVVNRGK; this is translated from the coding sequence TTGGGCACTGCTTTTCAATTTCAGGAGTGGATTACTTCTCACTCCGAGCGAGCTGAGTTGGCGTTAGATCGCTTGCTCGATTCCGCCCAAACTACGCCACATCGTTTACATGAGGCTATGCGTTACGCAGCGCAAGGTGGCGGCAAGCGTATTCGCCCCTTATTGGTTTATGCCGCAGGACAACTTGGCAATAACGCCGAAAGTACCGAATCATTGGATGCTGCGGCTGTCGCAATTGAATGTATACATGCTTATTCATTGGTACACGATGATTTGCCATGCATGGATGATGATGAGTTGCGTCGCGGTCGTCCGACAGTGCACAAAGCTTTTGATGAAGCAACAGCATTACTCGTTGGGGATGCATTACAAACGCGCGCTTTTGAAATTTTGGCTAATGCAAATTATGATGCGCAAGTTCGCCTCAACATGATTTCTGCATTAGCGGCTGCCTCAGGCTCCCGCGGCATGGCCGGCGGTCAGGCAATTGATTTAGAAAGTGTTGGCAAGAAATTAGACTTGAATGGTCTAAACCAAATGCATGCTATGAAAACAGGCGCTTTGTTGTCATGCGCCGTGGAATTAGGCGGTATTGCTGCCCGCCTAAAGCCAACGCAAATGGCGCATTTGGGAAATTACTCAAAGTCCCTGGGATTGGCGTTTCAGATTGTGGATGACGTGCTGGACGCCACTGCGGATAGTCACACCTTGGGTAAGACAGCTGGCAAGGATGCCGCTGCCAATAAGCCGACCTACGTGACCTTGATGGGTTTAGACTATGCACAGAAGCAGGCTAAAGAGTTACAAGAAACCGCAATCGCTAGCTTAGATAGCTTTGGTGCATCTGCACAAGCATTAAAAGATTTGGCTCTCTTGGTTGTCAATCGCGG
- the polA gene encoding DNA polymerase I — translation MTKHRLLLVDGSSYLYRAFHAMPDLRNGAGEPTGAIYGMVNMMRRARSELKADHIACVFDAKGKTFRDEMYSEYKAHRSPMPEDLVKQIEPIHAMVKALGWPVLMVSGVEADDVIGTLACQATQAGWETIISTGDKDLAQLVNPSVTLINTMTNEKLDIEGVKEKFGVPPELIVDYLSIIGDTVDNVPGVPKAGPKTANKWLAEFGNLDNLMANADQVKGVVGENLRVTLPWLPQARQLITVKTDCDLSPHLPSLDDLHAKSEDAPLLRELFERYAFKTWLRDVEKKLTSPENKGEMAEFDLAGSPISSSGTGTDEEKKTRVIASSPTKDLSQATRDSQDAVERHYECVVDEASLERWLTKIEASELTAVDTETTSLDALAAELVGISLSVKPGEACYIPVAHRNGEVQLDRDLVLARMKPWLESTTSLKVGQNLKYDAHIFANYGITLKGVAFDTLLESYVLESHMPHNMDSLAERHLGMKTIRYEEVCGKGVHQIGFDQVDLQIATDYAAEDADITLRLHLELWPQIQENSGLLYIYEKVEMPAMRVLGIMERNGIRIDSGLLAKQGQQVGKRLLELEGEIHKLAGQPFNIQSPKQIAEILFGQLELPVIKKTPSGAPSTDEEVLQKLAEDYPLPARILDYRSLAKLMSTYIEKLPRMADPKTGRVHTNFSQATAVTGRLASSDPNLQNIPVRTEEGRRIREAFVPADGCKLLSADYSQIELRIMAHIAEDENLLTAFKEGKDVHQATAAEIFGVPLDDVNSEQRRYAKVINFGLIYGMSAFGLAGNLGIERSAAQNYIAKYFDRYPGVAQYMERTRLEARENGYVETVFGRRLWLPEIKGSNGPRRQGAERAAINAPMQGTAADLIKLAMIAVEDWLEKEQLKTKLLLQVHDELVLDVPFDELEVVQAKLPGLMCNVAQLKVPLVVSIGIGDNWEEAH, via the coding sequence ATGACTAAACATAGACTCTTGTTGGTAGACGGTTCTAGCTACCTCTATCGCGCCTTCCACGCCATGCCAGACCTCAGAAATGGGGCTGGAGAGCCCACTGGGGCTATTTATGGCATGGTGAATATGATGCGCCGGGCTCGGTCTGAGCTTAAGGCCGACCATATTGCCTGTGTTTTTGATGCTAAGGGGAAGACCTTCCGCGACGAAATGTACTCAGAATACAAGGCACATCGCTCCCCCATGCCTGAGGATTTGGTTAAACAGATTGAACCAATTCATGCCATGGTGAAGGCCTTGGGTTGGCCGGTATTGATGGTATCTGGTGTAGAGGCTGACGATGTGATTGGGACTTTGGCTTGCCAAGCCACCCAAGCAGGTTGGGAAACCATTATTTCTACTGGTGATAAAGATTTAGCGCAATTGGTAAATCCTTCGGTCACCCTTATTAATACGATGACAAATGAGAAGCTCGATATTGAAGGTGTCAAAGAAAAGTTTGGTGTACCACCAGAATTGATTGTGGATTATTTATCCATCATCGGCGATACCGTTGATAACGTGCCAGGTGTTCCAAAGGCGGGACCAAAGACAGCCAATAAATGGCTAGCGGAATTTGGTAATCTCGATAACTTGATGGCAAATGCAGATCAAGTTAAAGGCGTAGTTGGTGAAAACTTACGCGTAACGCTTCCTTGGTTGCCGCAAGCTCGTCAACTCATTACGGTAAAAACCGATTGTGATTTATCACCCCATTTACCAAGCTTAGATGACTTGCATGCTAAGTCTGAAGATGCTCCTTTATTACGTGAATTATTTGAGCGCTATGCATTTAAGACTTGGTTGCGTGACGTTGAAAAGAAGCTTACAAGCCCAGAGAATAAAGGTGAGATGGCCGAATTTGATTTAGCAGGCAGTCCAATTTCTTCTTCTGGCACAGGTACTGATGAGGAAAAAAAGACCCGCGTGATTGCCAGCTCGCCGACCAAGGATTTATCACAAGCAACTCGAGACTCGCAAGATGCAGTTGAGCGTCACTACGAATGCGTGGTGGATGAAGCGAGTTTAGAGAGGTGGCTAACGAAGATTGAGGCATCTGAATTAACAGCAGTTGATACGGAAACTACTAGTCTTGATGCGCTTGCGGCAGAACTTGTTGGAATTTCTTTATCAGTAAAGCCGGGTGAAGCTTGTTACATTCCAGTTGCTCACCGCAACGGTGAAGTACAGCTTGATCGTGACCTAGTGCTTGCGCGTATGAAGCCCTGGTTGGAAAGCACAACGAGTTTAAAAGTAGGCCAAAATTTAAAGTACGACGCCCATATCTTTGCAAACTATGGCATTACCCTAAAGGGTGTTGCATTTGACACCTTGCTGGAGTCTTATGTGCTTGAGTCGCACATGCCCCACAATATGGACAGCTTGGCTGAACGCCATCTGGGCATGAAAACCATTCGCTATGAAGAGGTGTGCGGCAAAGGTGTTCACCAAATTGGTTTTGATCAAGTCGATCTCCAAATAGCAACAGACTATGCGGCAGAAGATGCTGACATAACTTTGCGCCTGCATTTGGAATTATGGCCGCAGATTCAGGAAAACTCAGGCCTGCTCTATATCTATGAAAAGGTAGAGATGCCCGCTATGCGTGTGCTCGGCATCATGGAGCGTAACGGCATTCGGATTGATTCAGGATTATTGGCCAAACAAGGCCAGCAGGTGGGCAAACGTTTGCTTGAGTTAGAAGGCGAAATTCACAAGCTAGCAGGTCAGCCTTTTAATATTCAGTCACCTAAGCAGATCGCAGAAATTTTATTTGGACAACTTGAGCTTCCGGTAATTAAAAAGACGCCTTCAGGCGCACCCTCTACCGATGAAGAAGTGTTGCAGAAGTTAGCGGAAGACTATCCCTTGCCTGCGCGCATTTTGGATTACCGCAGCTTAGCAAAGCTAATGTCCACCTATATTGAGAAGCTTCCTCGCATGGCTGATCCCAAGACGGGCCGCGTTCATACGAACTTTTCTCAAGCTACTGCAGTCACAGGTCGCCTAGCATCAAGCGATCCAAACTTGCAAAATATTCCAGTGCGAACAGAAGAGGGGCGTCGTATTCGTGAGGCCTTTGTTCCAGCAGACGGATGTAAATTGTTGTCGGCAGATTATTCCCAAATTGAGTTGCGCATCATGGCACATATCGCCGAAGATGAAAATCTCTTAACGGCATTTAAAGAGGGTAAGGACGTTCACCAAGCCACTGCAGCAGAGATTTTTGGTGTTCCATTGGATGATGTCAACTCTGAGCAACGTCGTTACGCCAAGGTAATTAACTTTGGCCTGATTTACGGTATGAGCGCTTTTGGGTTAGCTGGCAACTTAGGTATTGAGCGTTCTGCTGCGCAAAACTATATAGCCAAATACTTCGATCGTTATCCAGGGGTGGCTCAATATATGGAGCGTACACGTCTCGAAGCAAGAGAGAATGGTTATGTAGAGACGGTCTTTGGGCGACGTCTTTGGTTGCCAGAGATCAAGGGCTCCAATGGTCCGCGACGCCAAGGTGCTGAGCGGGCAGCAATTAATGCCCCTATGCAAGGCACCGCAGCTGACTTAATCAAATTGGCCATGATCGCAGTTGAGGATTGGCTCGAAAAAGAGCAGCTCAAAACCAAGCTACTACTACAGGTTCATGATGAGTTGGTCCTAGATGTGCCTTTTGATGAGCTTGAAGTAGTACAGGCCAAATTACCCGGTTTGATGTGCAATGTCGCTCAGTTAAAGGTGCCTTTGGTGGTTAGTATTGGGATTGGCGATAATTGGGAAGAGGCGCACTAA
- a CDS encoding BPSS1780 family membrane protein, producing MKLNSVAPKEGYTWIRQGIWLFKQNPLGFLMLVFMYVFAAQLAVVIPVIGVFAVLLLTPTLSVGFMTACRQGIQKERIRPMVYLIALRSSLIVRKRILQLGLVYAGMILLLSFILSLLVDFELLLPLMTSDKPITPEALRQVYLVLLFGAILYIPVAMLMWFSPVLVAWADMSVPQALFSSALACWANKAAFFLYLAIWSAILIAIPLTVGMIFDALDLGQAASFIIAPISMAGLTIMHCSFYATWKACFTEDEVVLPV from the coding sequence ATGAAACTGAATTCCGTAGCACCCAAAGAAGGCTACACCTGGATTAGACAAGGCATTTGGCTCTTTAAACAAAATCCCTTGGGCTTTTTAATGCTGGTCTTTATGTACGTCTTTGCAGCGCAACTAGCAGTCGTCATTCCAGTGATTGGCGTCTTTGCAGTTCTTCTGCTCACGCCAACTCTTTCTGTTGGATTCATGACCGCTTGCCGCCAAGGCATTCAAAAGGAGCGCATTAGGCCGATGGTCTATTTGATCGCCCTGCGGTCAAGTCTTATTGTGCGAAAGAGAATTCTGCAATTAGGCCTGGTATATGCCGGCATGATTTTGTTGCTCAGTTTTATCTTGAGTCTCTTGGTTGACTTTGAATTACTCTTGCCATTAATGACTAGCGATAAACCCATCACACCCGAGGCTTTACGTCAGGTTTACTTGGTGCTTTTATTTGGCGCCATACTGTACATACCAGTAGCAATGTTGATGTGGTTTTCACCAGTCTTAGTTGCATGGGCCGATATGTCTGTGCCACAAGCACTCTTCTCTAGCGCATTAGCGTGCTGGGCCAATAAAGCCGCGTTCTTTCTGTATTTAGCTATTTGGAGCGCCATTCTGATTGCCATTCCGCTAACAGTGGGAATGATTTTTGATGCGCTTGATCTGGGGCAGGCAGCCTCGTTCATCATCGCCCCGATTTCTATGGCGGGCTTGACGATAATGCACTGCTCTTTTTATGCGACTTGGAAAGCTTGCTTCACAGAAGATGAAGTGGTGTTGCCTGTTTAA
- a CDS encoding sulfurtransferase has protein sequence MTPLISANQLEEIINSGENVLLCDCRFDLVDPLIGKKSYEESHIPGAIYVDLDKDLSGSKTGTNGRHPLPSPEAWAQTKTRLGINPNTLVVAYDKQGSVYASRLWWMLKATGHANVRVLDGGLDSWNGPMGSIPRAPTPCTEAIGVMPYAGLVLVDDVVADLETKKNKIIDARTEDRFHGQNETLDPVGGHIPGAMNRFFKKNLNATAFKTPEQLFKEFSEFLGTTKASAVIHQCGSGVTACHNLLAMELAGFKGSRLYAGSWSEWCADPKRPVEL, from the coding sequence ATGACTCCTCTAATCTCAGCTAACCAGTTAGAAGAAATCATTAATAGTGGTGAAAATGTATTGCTCTGTGACTGTCGCTTTGATTTAGTCGACCCACTGATCGGCAAAAAATCCTACGAAGAAAGTCATATTCCTGGTGCCATTTATGTAGACCTCGATAAAGATCTCTCAGGAAGCAAGACTGGCACGAATGGCAGACATCCCCTGCCTAGTCCAGAGGCCTGGGCTCAAACTAAAACGCGTTTGGGCATCAACCCCAATACCTTAGTGGTTGCCTATGACAAACAAGGCTCCGTCTATGCCAGTCGTTTGTGGTGGATGCTCAAGGCAACAGGGCACGCTAATGTTCGGGTACTAGATGGCGGCTTAGATTCTTGGAATGGCCCCATGGGTTCTATTCCAAGAGCGCCCACCCCTTGCACTGAAGCCATTGGAGTGATGCCTTATGCGGGGCTAGTTCTAGTTGATGATGTAGTGGCTGATCTAGAGACAAAGAAAAACAAAATCATCGATGCACGCACTGAAGATCGCTTTCATGGTCAAAATGAAACGCTTGATCCAGTTGGTGGCCATATTCCGGGAGCGATGAATCGCTTCTTTAAAAAAAATCTCAATGCGACTGCATTCAAAACTCCTGAGCAATTATTCAAAGAATTTTCAGAATTCCTCGGGACCACTAAAGCCTCTGCAGTGATTCATCAATGTGGATCTGGCGTCACCGCTTGTCATAATCTTCTAGCGATGGAGCTTGCTGGCTTTAAAGGCTCGCGCCTGTATGCAGGTAGCTGGAGCGAATGGTGCGCAGACCCCAAAAGGCCTGTTGAGCTTTAA
- a CDS encoding SRPBCC family protein produces the protein MTNLATAQKLAPSNLQLPVSAYFDADLYQREIELLFKQGPGYVGHELMVPEMGSYQTLSAENEGRILVRNESGVELLSNVCRHRQALMLNGRGKADNIVCPLHRWTYDLGGNLLGAPHFEDKPCLNLGKSPLQNWQGLLFEGPRDVRTDLAKLGVADNLKFEGYVLDHVEVHECNYNWKTFIEVYLEDYHVVPFHPGLGKFVSCEDLHWEFGDWHSVQTVGIHKDLQIPGSLTYRNWHEAVLRQFDGKTPRHGAIWLTYYPNVMVEWYPGVLCVSTLHPMGPGKTRNIVEFYYPEEIALFEREFVEAERAAYMETCIEDDEIAERMDQGRAALLARGINEVGPYQSPMEDGMQHFHEWYRRVMNFEGA, from the coding sequence ATGACTAATCTGGCTACCGCGCAGAAGCTTGCGCCGTCCAATTTGCAATTGCCGGTTTCGGCATATTTTGACGCTGACCTGTATCAGCGGGAAATTGAACTGCTTTTTAAGCAGGGCCCCGGCTATGTTGGTCACGAATTGATGGTTCCTGAAATGGGCTCCTATCAAACTTTAAGCGCAGAAAACGAAGGTCGCATACTTGTTCGCAATGAGTCTGGAGTAGAACTGCTTTCCAATGTTTGTCGCCATCGTCAAGCATTGATGCTCAATGGTCGCGGTAAAGCTGACAATATTGTTTGTCCATTACATCGCTGGACCTATGACTTAGGCGGCAATTTATTAGGCGCCCCTCACTTTGAGGATAAGCCCTGTTTAAATCTTGGTAAGTCCCCGCTACAAAATTGGCAAGGCTTGTTATTCGAAGGTCCTCGCGATGTGCGCACCGATCTTGCCAAGCTGGGTGTTGCCGATAACCTCAAGTTTGAAGGTTATGTTCTTGACCATGTTGAAGTACATGAATGCAACTACAACTGGAAAACATTCATCGAGGTCTATCTCGAGGACTATCACGTTGTGCCATTTCATCCGGGTCTTGGAAAGTTTGTTTCTTGCGAAGATCTGCACTGGGAGTTCGGCGATTGGCATAGCGTTCAAACCGTGGGCATTCACAAAGATTTACAAATTCCAGGCTCACTAACCTATCGCAACTGGCATGAAGCTGTACTTCGTCAGTTTGACGGCAAAACCCCACGCCATGGTGCCATTTGGCTTACTTACTATCCCAATGTCATGGTGGAATGGTACCCAGGCGTTCTGTGTGTATCAACACTGCACCCAATGGGTCCCGGTAAAACGCGCAATATTGTTGAGTTCTACTATCCAGAAGAAATCGCTTTGTTTGAGCGTGAATTCGTGGAAGCAGAACGTGCTGCCTATATGGAGACTTGCATCGAAGATGATGAAATTGCTGAGCGCATGGATCAAGGGCGTGCAGCACTACTAGCTCGCGGCATTAATGAGGTCGGCCCCTATCAAAGTCCAATGGAAGATGGTATGCAACATTTTCATGAGTGGTATCGCCGAGTCATGAACTTCGAAGGTGCATAA
- a CDS encoding ZIP family metal transporter → MSSMTVLQSILLVTALAGTASVLVAASCSLAMLSKMVNNMVSLSVGILLATALLHSLPEAFSMEGAKPQFLFATLLAGLLGFFLLEKIALLRHDHHHEGDGHHHHHGHDAENAGRSGWMILVGDGIHNFVDGILIAAAFMADHQVGIFTAIAIIAHEIPQEIGDFIVMLNAGFSRARALLYNLICGLSAVVGGVLAYFFLEKAHAAMPYLLVIASSSFIYIAVSDLIPQMHRRPHWVESLRQTVLIACGVGFVILLSLLH, encoded by the coding sequence ATAAGCTCGATGACTGTTTTACAAAGTATTCTCCTGGTGACTGCGTTAGCGGGAACTGCTAGCGTCTTGGTGGCCGCAAGCTGTTCTTTGGCCATGCTCTCCAAGATGGTCAACAATATGGTGAGCCTATCGGTCGGCATATTGCTAGCAACTGCTTTACTCCACTCCTTGCCTGAAGCATTTAGCATGGAAGGTGCAAAACCTCAGTTCTTATTCGCAACTTTGCTTGCTGGGTTATTGGGTTTCTTCTTGCTTGAGAAGATCGCATTATTGCGACACGACCACCATCACGAAGGTGATGGGCACCACCATCACCATGGCCATGATGCAGAAAATGCTGGGCGTAGTGGCTGGATGATTTTGGTTGGCGATGGTATTCATAACTTCGTAGATGGCATCTTGATTGCTGCAGCCTTTATGGCCGACCATCAAGTGGGTATTTTTACGGCCATTGCGATCATTGCCCATGAAATCCCGCAAGAGATCGGTGATTTCATTGTCATGTTAAATGCTGGCTTTTCCCGTGCACGAGCCTTGTTGTACAACCTTATCTGCGGTTTATCAGCAGTAGTGGGTGGCGTATTGGCTTATTTCTTCTTAGAAAAAGCGCATGCAGCGATGCCATATTTATTAGTGATTGCTTCTAGTAGTTTTATTTATATTGCAGTGAGTGATCTCATCCCGCAAATGCACCGTCGCCCTCACTGGGTCGAGTCTTTACGTCAGACGGTCTTGATTGCTTGTGGCGTAGGGTTTGTGATCCTATTGTCCTTATTGCACTAA
- a CDS encoding homoserine kinase: protein MAVFTPIELEDISQWIAQDFDIGQATEIRGIHGGIENSNFFLDTTKDGKKQEYVLTIFERLSAEQLPFYLELMRHLANKGVPVPKPIENKQGNILFALKGKPAAIVTKLPGLSRLQPEANHCALVGEMLAKMHLAGKDFPKSQENLRSLAWWQKTIPSVLPNLSTPQKELITHELQTQEEFFASGTYDGLPQGASHCDLFRDNVLFDPKGSDISQDHLGGFFDFYFAGTDKWLFDIAVTANDWCLADNKQDLDPARLDAFMKAYQSVRPLTKEEQASWPLMLRAAALRFWVSRLWDFYLPRDAQMLTPHDPTHFERILLSRRSL from the coding sequence ATGGCTGTATTTACCCCGATCGAGCTTGAGGATATTTCTCAATGGATTGCTCAAGACTTTGATATCGGCCAAGCCACTGAAATTCGTGGCATTCATGGTGGTATTGAAAACTCTAATTTTTTCTTAGATACCACTAAAGATGGCAAGAAGCAGGAATATGTTTTAACAATCTTTGAAAGATTATCTGCGGAACAACTTCCTTTCTACTTAGAGTTAATGCGCCACCTAGCAAACAAAGGTGTGCCTGTACCCAAGCCGATCGAGAATAAACAGGGCAACATTCTTTTTGCCCTCAAAGGCAAGCCGGCAGCCATTGTTACCAAGCTACCAGGCCTTTCCAGACTCCAACCAGAAGCCAATCATTGCGCTCTTGTTGGCGAGATGCTAGCGAAGATGCATTTGGCTGGAAAAGATTTTCCAAAGTCCCAAGAGAATCTTCGTAGCCTTGCTTGGTGGCAGAAAACAATACCTTCGGTATTACCAAACTTAAGCACGCCCCAGAAAGAGCTCATTACTCATGAGTTACAAACTCAAGAGGAATTTTTTGCCTCAGGCACCTATGATGGATTGCCGCAAGGGGCGAGTCATTGTGATCTCTTTCGCGACAATGTTTTATTTGATCCCAAAGGATCTGATATCTCTCAAGATCATTTGGGTGGCTTCTTTGATTTTTACTTTGCTGGCACTGATAAATGGCTATTTGATATCGCCGTCACTGCCAATGATTGGTGTCTTGCAGATAACAAGCAAGATTTAGATCCTGCTCGCTTAGACGCGTTCATGAAAGCCTATCAGTCGGTTCGCCCTCTCACCAAAGAAGAGCAAGCTAGCTGGCCACTCATGTTGCGTGCAGCAGCTTTACGCTTCTGGGTTTCAAGACTCTGGGACTTCTATTTGCCGCGTGATGCGCAGATGCTAACCCCGCATGACCCTACGCACTTTGAACGCATTCTTTTAAGTCGCCGCTCACTATGA
- the xseB gene encoding exodeoxyribonuclease VII small subunit, with translation MPAKKSESQKPGLEVLIDPDLRYEQAVKELEKLISDMESGKFSLEETLLAYQRGAALLKHCQGMLALVEQQVRVFEA, from the coding sequence ATGCCAGCCAAGAAGTCAGAGAGTCAAAAACCCGGTCTTGAGGTCCTAATTGACCCCGATTTGCGCTATGAGCAAGCCGTTAAAGAGCTTGAAAAGCTCATTTCCGATATGGAATCTGGCAAATTTTCCCTAGAAGAAACCCTGTTAGCCTATCAACGCGGCGCAGCCTTGCTAAAGCACTGTCAGGGGATGTTGGCCCTGGTTGAGCAACAGGTTCGAGTGTTCGAGGCTTAA
- a CDS encoding dienelactone hydrolase family protein, with amino-acid sequence MSKDIQNSRRNFMKTSAIGATAIGVGFVGASEPVMAAAIETDFKGIKAGEQMIPVGSFQLPAYVSRPEKAKGSLPIIIVASEIFGVHEYIADVTRRFAKLGYLAIAPEFFTRAGDPNTYGTIAEIMTNIVAKTPDAQVLNDLQAALVWAGKNGGDLKRVGVTGFCWGGRITWLSATLPQVRAGVAWYGRLIGEKTEGNPHHPIDIAADLKAPVLGLYGAADTGISLESIDQMRAALAEAAPKNPVAKACEFVVYPDTPHAFHADYRASYREGPAKDGWEKCLAWFQKNGVA; translated from the coding sequence ATGAGTAAAGACATTCAAAATAGTCGACGCAATTTTATGAAAACATCTGCAATTGGCGCGACTGCTATTGGGGTTGGATTTGTAGGGGCATCCGAGCCTGTCATGGCTGCGGCTATTGAAACGGATTTCAAAGGCATTAAAGCTGGTGAGCAGATGATCCCCGTTGGTAGCTTTCAGTTACCAGCGTATGTCTCTCGACCTGAAAAAGCGAAAGGCTCTTTGCCCATCATTATTGTGGCGAGCGAGATTTTTGGTGTGCACGAATACATTGCTGATGTCACCAGACGTTTTGCAAAGTTGGGATATCTTGCGATTGCCCCAGAGTTTTTTACGCGCGCAGGCGACCCTAATACTTACGGCACTATTGCTGAAATTATGACTAATATTGTGGCCAAGACTCCTGATGCTCAGGTTTTAAATGATCTACAAGCTGCTTTAGTGTGGGCTGGCAAAAATGGCGGTGACTTAAAGCGCGTCGGTGTTACTGGCTTCTGTTGGGGTGGTCGTATTACTTGGTTGTCCGCAACCTTGCCGCAGGTGCGTGCCGGTGTAGCTTGGTACGGTCGCCTGATCGGCGAGAAGACTGAGGGCAATCCTCACCATCCTATAGATATTGCTGCTGATTTAAAGGCGCCAGTGCTCGGCTTGTATGGCGCCGCTGATACCGGAATTTCTTTGGAGAGTATTGATCAAATGCGCGCAGCTTTGGCAGAGGCCGCCCCCAAGAATCCTGTCGCCAAGGCTTGTGAATTTGTAGTTTATCCAGATACCCCCCATGCATTCCATGCTGATTACCGCGCAAGCTATCGTGAAGGTCCTGCGAAAGATGGTTGGGAAAAGTGCCTAGCCTGGTTTCAGAAAAACGGAGTGGCATAA